From the genome of Oncorhynchus tshawytscha isolate Ot180627B linkage group LG31, Otsh_v2.0, whole genome shotgun sequence, one region includes:
- the lrrc71 gene encoding leucine-rich repeat-containing protein 71 isoform X2: MKKRVEKVVKEKAAGNVEDEFSKTADDYQCSGSLEMDFPELCSLLGMKEIPAVTPRAPASVTPTTERGNMEESQSQMGAGIATTTWCPKPRLQVELESEDPRSIKEVRVCGWKVDELMARVLNKTLPALSNLQNLHLWCAGLTGRTLTSLKNTISLCSNLRTVVLEGNPLPEQSYHLLISEDSMLTHVSLRNNRIGEEGARLIGSALATAQTANNNLLALNLAFNSIGDAGAAHIAQGLRLNRSLLCLSLANNHIGDTGASRLAEVLGPFSLTHDEVVERRRLLLRRDQSPSHADSKCERPLSIPSSSSLERNVSKGAKVASKKKDTAKKDEKPAANQTGGVAGKKEEPKLARKASDTKLPRGKGGKSGGKEKRPSVLDQEEKANATQNKSAELVETVSPLLEPGVQHTGGRVILPGNTALTSLNLAGNRLSEQSLLLFLSSVGAQTEGGGLLRLCLNRNRFPPDCDSFLKIKELMSLRDPLNKTASAQVDDEQGQAA; this comes from the exons ATGAAAAAGAGGGTTGAGAAAGTCGTGAAAGAGAAGGCAGCTGGTAACGTTGAGGATGAGTTTTCGAAAACTGCTG ATGATTATCAGTGCTCTGGCAGCCTGGAGATGGACTTCCCTGAGCTGTGTTCTCTTCTGGGCATGAAGGAGATCCCTGCTGTAACCCCACGAGCCCCAGCCTCTGTCACTCCTACCACAGAGAGAGGCAACATGG AGGAGAGCCAGTCCCAGATGGGTGCTGGTATAGCGACCACAACGTGGTGCCCTAAACCACGCCTCCAAGTGGAGCTGGAGAGCGAGGACCCTCGCAGTATTAAGGAGGTCAGGGTGTGTG GGTGGAAGGTAGATGAGCTGATGGCTCGAGTGCTTAACAAGACACTTCCAGCCCTAAGCAACCTACAGAATCTGCA TCTGTGGTGTGCTGGTCTGACGGGGCGAACTCTGACCTCCCTGAAGAATACAATATCTCTCTGCTCAAACCTAAG GACTGTGGTTTTGGAGGGAAACCCACTACCAGAGCAGAGTTATCACCTCCTTATATCTGAAGACAGTAT GCTTACTCATGTATCACTGCGTAATAACCGGATTGGCGAGGAGGGAGCTCGCCTGATTGGCTCAGCCCTCGCTACAGCCCAGACTGCCAACAATAATCTTCTGGCACTCAATCTGGCCTTCAATTCCATTGGTGATGCGGGTGCTGCTCATATAGCGCAG GGTTTGCGTCTGAATCGCTctttgctgtgtctctctctggccAATAATCATATTGGAGACACAGGAGCCTCTCGTCTGGCAGAG GTGCTGGGTCCCTTTTCTCTGACCCATGATGAGGTTGTTGAGAGGAGGAGGCTGCTGCTCAGAAGAGACCAGTCG cCCTCTCATGCTGACTCTAAGTGTGAAcgacctctctccatccccagcaGCTCCTCACTGGAGCGCAACGTCAGCAAAGGAGCCAAGGTTGCCTCCAAGAAAAAA gacacAGCCAAAAAGGATGAGAAGCCAGCAGCAAACCAGACAGGAGGGGTAGCAGGAAAGAAAGAGGAACCAAAGTTGGCCAGAAAAG CCTCTGACACCAAGTTGCCCCGGGGTAAAGGGGGAAAGTCAGGGGGTAAAGAGAAGCGCCCATCTGTGTTGGATCAAGAG GAGAAGGCCAATGCTACACAGAATAAG TCAGCAGAGTTGGTTGAGACAGTGAGCCCCCTGCTGGAGCCGGGAGTGCAACACACTGGAGGCCGAGTAATTCTGCCTGGGAACACAGCCCTCACCTCCCTCAACCTAGCAG GCAACAGGCTTTCAGAGCAGTCGctgctcctcttcctgtcctcagtGGGGGCGCAGACTGAAGGGGGAGGTCTGCTTCGTCTCTGTCTCAAT aGAAACCGCTTCCCTCCAGACTGTGATTCCTTCCTCAAGATAAAAGAACTGATGTCACTCAGGGATCCTCTCAACAAAACGGCCTCTGCTCAAGTAGATGACGAACAGGGGCAGGCAGCATAA
- the lrrc71 gene encoding leucine-rich repeat-containing protein 71 isoform X1, translating into MKKRVEKVVKEKAAGNVEDEFSKTAGLNIQEKCPVQRIDDYQCSGSLEMDFPELCSLLGMKEIPAVTPRAPASVTPTTERGNMEESQSQMGAGIATTTWCPKPRLQVELESEDPRSIKEVRVCGWKVDELMARVLNKTLPALSNLQNLHLWCAGLTGRTLTSLKNTISLCSNLRTVVLEGNPLPEQSYHLLISEDSMLTHVSLRNNRIGEEGARLIGSALATAQTANNNLLALNLAFNSIGDAGAAHIAQGLRLNRSLLCLSLANNHIGDTGASRLAEVLGPFSLTHDEVVERRRLLLRRDQSPSHADSKCERPLSIPSSSSLERNVSKGAKVASKKKDTAKKDEKPAANQTGGVAGKKEEPKLARKASDTKLPRGKGGKSGGKEKRPSVLDQEEKANATQNKSAELVETVSPLLEPGVQHTGGRVILPGNTALTSLNLAGNRLSEQSLLLFLSSVGAQTEGGGLLRLCLNRNRFPPDCDSFLKIKELMSLRDPLNKTASAQVDDEQGQAA; encoded by the exons ATGAAAAAGAGGGTTGAGAAAGTCGTGAAAGAGAAGGCAGCTGGTAACGTTGAGGATGAGTTTTCGAAAACTGCTG GACTAAATATACAGGAGAAATGTCCAGTTCAGAGGATAG ATGATTATCAGTGCTCTGGCAGCCTGGAGATGGACTTCCCTGAGCTGTGTTCTCTTCTGGGCATGAAGGAGATCCCTGCTGTAACCCCACGAGCCCCAGCCTCTGTCACTCCTACCACAGAGAGAGGCAACATGG AGGAGAGCCAGTCCCAGATGGGTGCTGGTATAGCGACCACAACGTGGTGCCCTAAACCACGCCTCCAAGTGGAGCTGGAGAGCGAGGACCCTCGCAGTATTAAGGAGGTCAGGGTGTGTG GGTGGAAGGTAGATGAGCTGATGGCTCGAGTGCTTAACAAGACACTTCCAGCCCTAAGCAACCTACAGAATCTGCA TCTGTGGTGTGCTGGTCTGACGGGGCGAACTCTGACCTCCCTGAAGAATACAATATCTCTCTGCTCAAACCTAAG GACTGTGGTTTTGGAGGGAAACCCACTACCAGAGCAGAGTTATCACCTCCTTATATCTGAAGACAGTAT GCTTACTCATGTATCACTGCGTAATAACCGGATTGGCGAGGAGGGAGCTCGCCTGATTGGCTCAGCCCTCGCTACAGCCCAGACTGCCAACAATAATCTTCTGGCACTCAATCTGGCCTTCAATTCCATTGGTGATGCGGGTGCTGCTCATATAGCGCAG GGTTTGCGTCTGAATCGCTctttgctgtgtctctctctggccAATAATCATATTGGAGACACAGGAGCCTCTCGTCTGGCAGAG GTGCTGGGTCCCTTTTCTCTGACCCATGATGAGGTTGTTGAGAGGAGGAGGCTGCTGCTCAGAAGAGACCAGTCG cCCTCTCATGCTGACTCTAAGTGTGAAcgacctctctccatccccagcaGCTCCTCACTGGAGCGCAACGTCAGCAAAGGAGCCAAGGTTGCCTCCAAGAAAAAA gacacAGCCAAAAAGGATGAGAAGCCAGCAGCAAACCAGACAGGAGGGGTAGCAGGAAAGAAAGAGGAACCAAAGTTGGCCAGAAAAG CCTCTGACACCAAGTTGCCCCGGGGTAAAGGGGGAAAGTCAGGGGGTAAAGAGAAGCGCCCATCTGTGTTGGATCAAGAG GAGAAGGCCAATGCTACACAGAATAAG TCAGCAGAGTTGGTTGAGACAGTGAGCCCCCTGCTGGAGCCGGGAGTGCAACACACTGGAGGCCGAGTAATTCTGCCTGGGAACACAGCCCTCACCTCCCTCAACCTAGCAG GCAACAGGCTTTCAGAGCAGTCGctgctcctcttcctgtcctcagtGGGGGCGCAGACTGAAGGGGGAGGTCTGCTTCGTCTCTGTCTCAAT aGAAACCGCTTCCCTCCAGACTGTGATTCCTTCCTCAAGATAAAAGAACTGATGTCACTCAGGGATCCTCTCAACAAAACGGCCTCTGCTCAAGTAGATGACGAACAGGGGCAGGCAGCATAA